In bacterium, a single window of DNA contains:
- a CDS encoding thiamine pyrophosphate-dependent enzyme, giving the protein MTDPNDPLRVIPTDAPPVGACRQTGTSLPPLTLMGEHDLCPGCGEPLALRQILDAIDEMGMSQRAIGTIGIGCYTALTSLMDIDLIQALHGRAPSVATGAKRMLPENLVFTLQGDGDMVNEGLQEVIHTAARGENVTCILLNNGVFGETGGHMTATTVLGQRTKNSIEGRDAGEHGYPILIGDLLARLQGTAYCARASVHDAKGVHRTRRFLDRAFESQMKGQGFSFVEILTMCPTGWFLPTAEGPDYLDQELGAVHEVGELKKDGVLIEA; this is encoded by the coding sequence ATGACCGACCCCAACGACCCGCTTCGCGTGATCCCGACCGACGCACCGCCCGTCGGTGCCTGCCGCCAGACCGGCACCTCGCTCCCGCCGCTCACCCTGATGGGCGAGCACGACCTCTGCCCCGGCTGCGGCGAGCCTCTCGCCCTTCGCCAGATCCTCGACGCGATCGACGAGATGGGTATGAGCCAGCGTGCGATCGGGACGATCGGGATCGGCTGCTACACGGCGCTCACGAGCCTGATGGACATCGACCTGATCCAGGCGCTCCACGGTCGCGCCCCTTCCGTCGCGACGGGCGCGAAACGCATGCTGCCGGAGAACCTGGTCTTCACGCTCCAGGGCGACGGCGACATGGTCAACGAGGGCCTGCAGGAGGTGATCCACACCGCCGCCCGCGGCGAGAACGTCACCTGCATCCTGCTCAACAACGGCGTCTTCGGCGAGACCGGCGGCCACATGACCGCGACCACCGTCCTCGGACAGCGCACCAAGAACTCGATCGAGGGACGCGACGCCGGCGAGCACGGCTATCCGATCCTGATCGGTGATCTGCTCGCCCGGCTCCAGGGCACCGCCTATTGCGCGCGCGCGTCGGTCCACGACGCGAAGGGCGTCCACCGGACCCGACGCTTCCTGGACCGCGCGTTCGAGTCCCAGATGAAGGGCCAGGGCTTCTCGTTCGTCGAGATCCTGACCATGTGCCCGACGGGATGGTTCCTGCCCACGGCGGAAGGCCCCGACTATCTCGACCAGGAGCTCGGCGCCGTCCACGAAGTCGGCGAGCTCAAGAAGGACGGTGTCCTGATCGAGGCCTAG
- a CDS encoding 4Fe-4S dicluster domain-containing protein, protein MSAPTSETRSTRGPRGTVVLDAERCKGCELCIPACPPEVLRMSSVRNSSGYLLPELLEGCTGCGACLMVCPDFCFDVYRFDA, encoded by the coding sequence ATGAGCGCTCCGACGAGCGAGACCCGATCCACTCGCGGACCGCGAGGCACCGTGGTGCTCGACGCCGAGCGATGCAAGGGCTGTGAGCTCTGCATCCCGGCCTGTCCGCCCGAAGTCCTGCGTATGTCCTCCGTCCGCAACAGCTCCGGCTACCTGCTGCCCGAGCTCCTCGAAGGCTGCACGGGTTGCGGAGCCTGCTTGATGGTCTGCCCCGATTTCTGCTTCGACGTCTACCGCTTCGACGCGTAG
- a CDS encoding 2-oxoacid:acceptor oxidoreductase family protein, which produces MTIEREVLWTGIGGQGVQLAAKILALAATAEDREVMSLGTYGGTMRGGNTDATLVIADGPITAPPMVSHAWSAVIAHPRFADPILPKLRADGAVFVDGDLLEGPLPDTKASVVAISATKLAREVDAPKAAALVLLGAFAQATGLVGPAALETGLSQSLPPYRHQFLEANQRALAAGREAVSPGTVPAWQEAAA; this is translated from the coding sequence GTGACGATCGAACGTGAAGTGCTCTGGACCGGGATCGGTGGGCAGGGCGTCCAGCTCGCTGCGAAGATCCTCGCCCTCGCGGCCACCGCGGAGGACCGCGAGGTCATGTCCCTCGGCACGTATGGCGGGACGATGCGCGGTGGGAACACCGACGCGACCCTCGTGATCGCCGACGGCCCGATCACCGCGCCGCCCATGGTCTCGCATGCCTGGTCGGCGGTCATCGCCCACCCGCGCTTCGCCGACCCGATCCTGCCGAAGCTGCGCGCCGACGGCGCCGTCTTCGTCGATGGCGACCTGCTCGAAGGCCCGCTCCCCGACACGAAGGCTTCGGTCGTCGCGATCTCCGCGACGAAGCTCGCCCGCGAAGTCGACGCTCCGAAGGCGGCGGCGCTCGTTCTGCTAGGCGCGTTCGCGCAGGCGACCGGGCTCGTCGGCCCCGCGGCGCTGGAGACCGGTCTCTCCCAATCGCTCCCCCCGTATCGCCATCAGTTTCTCGAAGCGAACCAGCGCGCGCTCGCCGCAGGTCGCGAAGCCGTCTCGCCGGGCACCGTGCCCGCGTGGCAGGAGGCCGCAGCATGA
- a CDS encoding TetR/AcrR family transcriptional regulator gives MENNVPKAFTGISTLLCAPASEPGPLSGSGPGTGAVGSAVDRSLARRRAAAEDEVERLVSAAFRVIERTGHLEPKVSDILREAGLSNQAFYRHFRGKHELLVTVLDDGIRGLARYLEQRMAGVDDPVEAAREWIRGMAAQALDPSSARASRPFALSRGRLAESFPTEVAGSERLVAAPLLAALERGRTNGRMPEVDPDTESEALYHLMMGWVEARLIEGRRPADAEVEALEALALAGLTRGATRAFGGTSVIQEGEESQ, from the coding sequence ATGGAGAACAACGTTCCTAAGGCCTTCACAGGCATTTCAACCCTGCTTTGCGCCCCCGCGTCCGAGCCTGGCCCCCTTTCCGGATCGGGCCCGGGGACCGGCGCCGTAGGGAGCGCCGTCGACCGCAGCCTCGCCCGCCGGCGGGCCGCGGCGGAGGACGAGGTCGAGCGACTGGTCTCCGCCGCCTTCCGCGTGATCGAGCGGACCGGCCACCTCGAACCCAAGGTCTCCGACATCCTGCGCGAGGCGGGGCTCTCGAATCAGGCCTTCTACCGTCACTTCCGGGGGAAGCACGAGCTGCTGGTCACCGTCCTCGACGACGGGATCCGCGGGCTCGCCCGCTACCTCGAACAGCGCATGGCCGGCGTCGACGATCCGGTCGAAGCCGCCCGCGAGTGGATCCGGGGCATGGCCGCCCAGGCCCTCGATCCGAGCAGCGCCCGCGCCTCGCGCCCCTTCGCCCTCTCCCGCGGCCGACTCGCCGAGTCCTTTCCGACGGAGGTCGCCGGTTCCGAACGGCTCGTCGCTGCGCCGCTCCTGGCGGCCCTCGAGCGCGGTCGCACGAACGGGCGCATGCCGGAGGTCGATCCCGACACCGAGAGCGAGGCGCTCTACCACCTCATGATGGGCTGGGTCGAAGCCCGGCTGATCGAGGGGCGCCGCCCCGCCGACGCCGAGGTCGAAGCCCTCGAAGCCCTGGCCCTCGCGGGCCTCACCCGCGGCGCGACGCGCGCATTCGGAGGCACGAGCGTGATTCAGGAAGGAGAAGAGAGCCAGTGA